In Numidum massiliense, a single genomic region encodes these proteins:
- the sigG gene encoding RNA polymerase sporulation sigma factor SigG, whose protein sequence is MARNKVQICGVDTSKLPVLKNEEMRELFRKLQAGELWAREKLVNGNLRLVLSVIQRFNNRGEFVDDLFQVGCIGLMKAIDNFDLGQNVKFSTYAVPMIIGEIRRYLRDNNPIRVSRSLRDIAYKALQMRDALTNANSREPSVSEIAEQLNVPKEDIVFALDAIQDPVSLFEPIYHDGGDPIYVMDQISDERIKDIQWVEEIALREAMQKLNDREKLILSMRFFDGKTQMEVADEIGISQAQVSRLEKAAIQQMQKNISIV, encoded by the coding sequence GTGGCACGAAACAAAGTTCAAATATGCGGAGTCGATACGTCGAAGCTCCCAGTGCTAAAAAACGAAGAGATGAGGGAGTTGTTCCGTAAATTACAAGCAGGGGAGTTGTGGGCGCGAGAAAAATTAGTCAACGGCAACTTACGCCTCGTATTAAGTGTCATTCAGCGGTTTAACAACCGCGGCGAGTTTGTCGACGACTTGTTTCAAGTCGGTTGTATCGGGTTGATGAAGGCAATCGACAACTTCGACCTCGGACAAAATGTCAAGTTTTCGACATATGCGGTACCGATGATCATCGGGGAGATTCGCCGTTACTTGCGAGATAACAATCCGATCCGCGTCTCGCGTTCGCTCCGCGACATTGCCTACAAGGCGCTACAAATGCGCGATGCATTAACGAATGCTAATTCCAGGGAACCGTCTGTCAGTGAAATCGCCGAACAATTGAACGTGCCGAAGGAAGATATCGTCTTCGCGCTGGATGCGATTCAAGATCCGGTGTCCTTGTTCGAGCCGATTTACCACGATGGCGGAGATCCGATCTACGTCATGGACCAAATTAGTGACGAACGGATTAAAGACATTCAGTGGGTCGAAGAGATTGCCCTCAGGGAGGCGATGCAAAAGTTAAACGACCGAGAAAAACTGATCTTATCTATGCGCTTTTTTGATGGCAAAACGCAAATGGAGGTGGCAGACGAGATCGGCATTTCGCAGGCGCAAGTGTCTCGCTTAGAAAAGGCAGCCATTCAGCAGATGCAGAAAAACATTAGTATTGTGTAG
- the sigE gene encoding RNA polymerase sporulation sigma factor SigE yields MFVKWKWFFYLWWYRFLMATKLKAEEIYYIGGSEALPPPLTRQEEEHLLQKLPQGDRAVRAVLIERNLRLVVYIARKFENTGINIEDLVSIGTIGLIKAVNTFDPEKKIKLATYASRCIENEILMFLRRNNKIRSEVSFDEPLNIDWDGNELLLSDVLGTDGDTIYRNIEDEVDKKVLRQALETLNERERTIMQLRFGLGGGEEMTQKDVADLLGISQSYISRLEKRILKRLRKEFNKMV; encoded by the coding sequence GTGTTCGTTAAGTGGAAATGGTTTTTTTACTTGTGGTGGTACCGGTTTTTAATGGCGACGAAGCTTAAAGCGGAGGAAATTTATTATATCGGGGGCAGTGAGGCACTGCCGCCGCCGCTGACGCGTCAAGAAGAAGAACATTTGTTGCAAAAGTTGCCGCAAGGTGACCGAGCAGTGCGCGCGGTGCTCATTGAGCGCAACTTGCGCCTCGTCGTCTACATTGCGCGCAAGTTTGAAAATACGGGGATCAATATTGAAGATTTAGTGTCGATCGGGACGATTGGCCTCATTAAGGCAGTGAACACGTTCGATCCGGAGAAAAAGATTAAACTGGCGACGTACGCGTCCCGCTGCATTGAAAACGAAATCCTCATGTTTTTGCGCCGCAATAACAAAATTCGTTCCGAAGTGTCGTTTGACGAGCCGTTAAACATCGATTGGGACGGCAATGAACTGCTGCTATCTGACGTCCTTGGCACCGACGGGGATACGATTTATCGCAATATCGAGGACGAAGTGGACAAAAAAGTGTTGCGGCAGGCGCTGGAGACGTTAAATGAGCGCGAACGGACGATTATGCAGTTGCGATTCGGCCTCGGAGGGGGAGAAGAGATGACGCAAAAAGACGTCGCCGACCTCTTAGGTATCTCACAATCGTACATTTCGCGCTTAGAAAAGCGCATCCTAAAGCGGTTGCGCAAAGAGTTTAACAAAATGGTTTGA
- the spoIIGA gene encoding sigma-E processing peptidase SpoIIGA: MTVYADMVFLLNFLVDFLLLKLTGAIRKQQVAGWRLAVAALLGALYAAAMLAPVQSWVFTWLAKLILSTLMVLTAFGFRSRHAFLRNWGVFYFVSFVVGGGMFAAHFALLDHQEVVNGVLVTQGTGMGTPISWLFVAIAFPLVWLYSRATFRSLARRQTMHHYLVQVEVSIRDQSVQATGLIDTGNQLYDPLTKAPVVIAEQNLLQPLLPDSVRRAVQQQDVMTGLTNLPPEWLTRVKLIPYRGVTRGTDFLLAIKPDQVTIAAGERTVTVTRILVGIDDGVLSSDGSYQMILHPTFLEAVG, encoded by the coding sequence ATGACGGTATATGCGGACATGGTCTTTCTCCTCAATTTTCTCGTGGATTTTTTATTGTTAAAGCTGACCGGTGCGATCCGTAAACAGCAGGTGGCCGGTTGGCGACTCGCGGTGGCAGCGCTTCTCGGAGCGTTGTATGCGGCGGCGATGCTAGCGCCTGTGCAGTCGTGGGTGTTTACGTGGTTGGCAAAGCTCATCCTGTCCACCCTCATGGTGTTGACGGCGTTCGGCTTTCGCAGTCGACACGCATTTTTACGCAATTGGGGGGTGTTTTATTTCGTGTCCTTCGTCGTGGGGGGAGGGATGTTTGCAGCGCACTTCGCCCTGCTCGATCACCAAGAAGTCGTGAACGGAGTCTTGGTGACGCAGGGCACCGGGATGGGGACGCCGATTTCGTGGCTGTTCGTCGCCATCGCTTTTCCCCTCGTCTGGTTGTATTCGCGGGCGACGTTTCGCTCACTGGCGAGAAGGCAGACGATGCACCACTATTTGGTACAAGTTGAAGTGTCGATTAGGGATCAATCGGTACAGGCGACTGGGTTGATCGACACGGGTAACCAATTGTACGACCCGCTTACGAAGGCGCCGGTCGTCATCGCGGAACAGAACCTGCTGCAGCCGCTATTGCCGGATAGCGTTAGGCGCGCTGTCCAGCAACAAGATGTTATGACAGGGTTGACGAATTTGCCGCCAGAATGGCTGACGCGGGTGAAGCTCATTCCGTACCGCGGCGTGACGCGCGGCACCGACTTTTTGCTGGCGATTAAACCGGATCAAGTCACGATTGCGGCGGGTGAACGAACGGTGACTGTCACGCGTATTTTGGTCGGCATCGACGACGGTGTGTTGTCGTCAGACGGTTCGTACCAGATGATTTTGCATCCGACGTTCCTCGAAGCGGTCGGTTAG
- the typA gene encoding translational GTPase TypA has translation MSNKDFLRNIAIIAHVDHGKTTLVDQLLIQSGLFRENEHVAERAMDSHDLERERGITILAKNTAVPYKNYTINILDTPGHADFGGEVERILKMVDGVLLVVDAFEGCMPQTRFVLRKALERQLTPVVVVNKMDRPNARPAEVLDEIYDLFIDLEASEEQLDFPVLYASGVNGWATTDPELPANDLHALFETILTHIPAPDVDPDGPLQMQLTMLDYNDYLGRIGIGRIERGTLQRNDDVVHIHRDGTSVRTRISKLFGFVGLKRVDVSKATAGDIVAVAGLEELNVGETIADPDQSDALPLLAIDEPTLKMTFLVNNGPFAGREGTHVTSRKLRERLFAEQQKDVSLRVEETDSSEAFVVSGRGELHLSILIETMRREGYEFQVSKPQVIMREIDGVRMEPFEHVTIDVPEDYMGTVMESLGARKAEMTQMEHLSSGSVRLEFTVPARGLIGYQGQFLTETRGYGMMNHSFDSYRPQLKGTFTTRKSGALIAYENGKATTYGLMAAEERGILFVDPGTDVYEGMIVGEHARDNDLAVNVCKEKHVTNMRSATKDETVKLKGVKHLSLEEAIQFLADDEYCEVTPQSFRLRKKYLTKSERTRYAKQLKYTAKEG, from the coding sequence ATGTCGAACAAAGATTTTTTACGCAACATCGCCATTATCGCTCACGTCGATCACGGTAAAACGACACTCGTCGATCAACTGCTCATTCAATCGGGTCTGTTTCGCGAAAATGAACACGTCGCCGAACGGGCGATGGACTCGCACGACTTAGAGCGGGAACGCGGCATTACGATCTTAGCCAAAAATACAGCCGTACCGTACAAGAACTATACGATTAACATTTTGGATACACCCGGGCACGCCGACTTCGGTGGCGAAGTCGAACGCATCTTAAAAATGGTCGATGGCGTACTGCTCGTCGTCGACGCGTTCGAAGGCTGTATGCCCCAAACGCGCTTCGTGCTGCGCAAAGCGTTGGAACGGCAATTGACACCTGTCGTCGTCGTGAACAAAATGGATCGTCCGAACGCCCGCCCCGCGGAAGTACTCGATGAAATTTACGACTTGTTCATCGACCTCGAGGCGAGTGAAGAACAACTCGATTTCCCGGTACTGTACGCTTCCGGGGTGAACGGCTGGGCGACGACCGATCCTGAACTACCGGCGAACGACTTGCACGCCTTATTCGAAACGATTTTAACACACATCCCCGCGCCAGACGTCGATCCCGACGGCCCGCTGCAAATGCAGTTGACGATGCTCGATTACAACGATTACCTCGGGCGCATCGGTATCGGCCGCATCGAACGCGGGACACTGCAGCGCAACGACGACGTCGTGCACATCCACCGCGATGGCACGTCGGTGCGCACGCGCATCAGTAAATTATTCGGCTTCGTCGGGTTAAAACGCGTTGACGTCTCGAAAGCTACAGCAGGCGATATCGTCGCCGTCGCCGGTTTAGAAGAGCTAAACGTCGGCGAGACGATCGCCGATCCGGACCAGTCGGACGCACTACCGTTACTCGCGATCGACGAACCGACGTTAAAAATGACGTTCCTCGTCAACAACGGGCCGTTCGCCGGCCGCGAAGGCACACACGTCACGTCGCGCAAACTACGTGAGCGCCTCTTCGCCGAACAACAAAAAGACGTCAGTTTGCGCGTCGAGGAAACAGACAGTTCGGAGGCATTCGTCGTCTCCGGCCGCGGCGAACTGCACTTGTCCATCTTGATCGAAACGATGCGGCGCGAAGGGTATGAATTCCAAGTGTCCAAACCGCAAGTCATTATGCGCGAGATTGACGGTGTGCGTATGGAGCCGTTCGAACACGTGACGATCGACGTCCCCGAAGACTACATGGGGACCGTCATGGAGTCGCTTGGCGCGCGCAAAGCAGAAATGACGCAAATGGAACACTTGTCGAGCGGCAGCGTCCGCCTTGAGTTTACCGTTCCGGCGCGCGGTCTCATCGGGTACCAAGGACAGTTTTTGACGGAAACGCGCGGTTACGGGATGATGAACCACTCCTTCGACAGTTACCGCCCGCAGCTCAAAGGGACGTTCACGACGCGTAAATCGGGCGCACTCATCGCCTACGAAAACGGTAAAGCGACGACGTACGGCCTGATGGCTGCCGAAGAACGCGGCATACTGTTCGTCGACCCCGGCACCGACGTGTACGAAGGGATGATCGTCGGCGAACACGCCCGCGACAACGACTTGGCCGTCAACGTGTGTAAAGAAAAACACGTCACAAACATGCGCTCGGCAACGAAAGACGAGACGGTGAAACTTAAAGGAGTCAAGCATTTGAGCCTCGAGGAAGCGATCCAGTTTTTAGCGGACGACGAGTACTGTGAAGTGACTCCACAGTCGTTTCGCCTGCGCAAAAAGTACTTGACGAAATCGGAACGCACCCGTTACGCGAAGCAGCTGAAATACACGGCTAAAGAAGGATAA
- a CDS encoding iron chaperone yields MEVFAEFLARIDHPQHRTRTEEVLGWVCNKFPNLIPAIKWNQPMFTDHGTFIIGFSTAKHHLAVAPERAGIIHFSDEIVQAGYSHSKMLLRLPWDRPVDFSLLEKMIEFNILDKADCATFWRK; encoded by the coding sequence ATGGAAGTTTTTGCGGAATTCTTAGCACGTATTGATCACCCGCAACATCGGACCCGAACGGAAGAAGTTTTGGGTTGGGTATGTAATAAATTCCCAAATCTGATACCAGCAATTAAGTGGAATCAGCCCATGTTTACCGATCACGGCACATTTATAATCGGCTTTAGCACAGCCAAACACCATTTGGCTGTTGCCCCTGAAAGGGCAGGAATTATTCATTTTTCTGATGAAATTGTGCAGGCCGGCTATAGTCATAGCAAAATGCTGTTACGTCTCCCGTGGGATCGCCCGGTTGATTTCTCATTACTCGAGAAAATGATTGAGTTTAATATCTTGGATAAGGCGGACTGCGCAACTTTTTGGCGAAAATAA
- the tenA gene encoding thiaminase II has translation MRFSEVVREAAKPSWEKGLRHPFVMGIVNGNLPLDTFKFYILQDIYYLKHFGKVHAMAAVQADDFRITAFLAEKAKTTAEAELTVHKQHAEALGITDEEMAQFKPAPTAYAYTSHMYRAALSGRLSETIAALLPCYWLYGEIGEINKEAQPQEPLYANWIRTYASDWFQQGVQEFVDLFDRLAEGASVAEKARMQEQFVIATEWELAFWEMAYTKEKWPSEALLV, from the coding sequence ATGCGTTTTTCAGAGGTTGTGCGTGAAGCAGCGAAGCCGAGTTGGGAGAAAGGTTTGCGTCATCCGTTTGTGATGGGGATTGTCAATGGGAATTTGCCCCTTGACACGTTTAAGTTTTACATTTTGCAGGACATTTACTACTTAAAGCATTTCGGAAAAGTCCATGCGATGGCAGCGGTGCAAGCGGACGATTTTCGCATCACTGCTTTTCTAGCCGAGAAGGCAAAAACGACGGCCGAAGCAGAACTGACGGTGCATAAGCAGCATGCGGAAGCGTTAGGCATTACAGATGAAGAAATGGCGCAGTTTAAACCAGCCCCTACGGCTTACGCGTACACGTCCCACATGTACCGGGCGGCACTTTCGGGTAGGCTCAGTGAAACGATTGCGGCCTTGCTCCCGTGTTATTGGTTGTACGGGGAGATTGGCGAGATCAATAAGGAGGCGCAGCCGCAAGAGCCGTTGTACGCAAACTGGATTCGTACATATGCGAGCGACTGGTTTCAACAGGGGGTGCAGGAGTTTGTCGACTTGTTCGATCGGTTGGCAGAAGGGGCCAGCGTTGCGGAAAAAGCGCGAATGCAAGAGCAGTTTGTCATTGCCACTGAGTGGGAGTTAGCGTTTTGGGAGATGGCCTATACAAAAGAAAAGTGGCCGTCGGAAGCGCTGCTCGTGTAG